A single Sulfurimonas aquatica DNA region contains:
- a CDS encoding DNA-processing protein DprA yields the protein MIREVDFHIKELESMKRYPLKLSYIGNTSLLHRKKISIVGSRSPNQYARDKTHELATKLSNAGVCIVSGGAIGVDAIAHKGAGPSNTILIAATGLNKRYPAINASIIKSVEESGLVMSQFEKGSPSTKYNFVLRNELVVALGDILIVSYADLNSGTMRSIEYALKMGKEIYVLSHRIGESQATNRLLQEGKAKAIYDIDSFVALFATESSEVKRVDDFLEYCKSNPTYEEALKKFPSRVFEAELSGEIEIKNSRLYLL from the coding sequence ATGATTAGAGAGGTAGATTTTCATATAAAAGAGTTAGAGAGCATGAAGCGCTATCCTTTAAAACTCTCTTACATTGGTAATACTTCACTTTTACATAGAAAAAAGATTTCCATAGTTGGAAGCCGTTCTCCCAACCAATATGCTAGAGATAAAACACATGAGCTTGCAACAAAACTCTCAAACGCAGGAGTTTGCATAGTGAGTGGCGGGGCTATTGGCGTTGACGCAATCGCTCATAAAGGTGCAGGGCCTTCAAATACTATACTTATCGCAGCAACGGGTCTTAATAAACGCTATCCAGCTATTAACGCATCCATAATAAAAAGCGTAGAAGAGTCTGGTTTGGTTATGTCTCAGTTTGAAAAAGGTTCGCCCTCTACTAAGTATAACTTTGTACTGAGAAATGAGTTGGTAGTCGCGTTAGGAGACATCCTCATAGTTTCCTATGCAGATTTAAACTCTGGAACTATGAGAAGCATAGAGTATGCTTTAAAGATGGGAAAAGAGATATATGTTCTTTCTCACAGAATAGGCGAGAGCCAAGCAACGAATAGACTCCTGCAAGAGGGCAAGGCAAAGGCTATATATGACATAGACTCGTTTGTTGCCTTATTTGCCACTGAATCGAGTGAAGTAAAGCGCGTTGATGATTTTTTAGAGTATTGTAAATCTAACCCAACTTATGAAGAGGCTTTAAAAAAGTTTCCCTCTCGAGTTTTTGAAGCGGAACTTAGTGGTGAGATAGAGATAAAAAATTCAAGACTCTATCTGCTTTAG
- the rpsR gene encoding 30S ribosomal protein S18 — MSEKRKYKKRFCKYCEAKVDFMDYKDAGALRFSLSERYKIMPRRLTGNCKRHQDMISVVIKRARAAALVPYTVTRKQVVTAPFENLR; from the coding sequence ATGTCAGAAAAAAGAAAATACAAAAAAAGATTTTGTAAGTACTGTGAAGCAAAAGTAGACTTCATGGATTATAAAGATGCGGGAGCTTTACGTTTCTCACTATCTGAAAGATATAAAATTATGCCAAGACGTTTAACAGGTAACTGTAAACGTCACCAAGACATGATTTCAGTAGTTATCAAGCGTGCTCGTGCGGCTGCTCTAGTTCCATATACTGTAACTCGTAAGCAAGTTGTAACTGCACCATTCGAAAACCTTAGATAG
- the rpsF gene encoding 30S ribosomal protein S6: MRNYENLVIVKPTLTAEEIQASIQAVEEVITSNGGEIAATSPMGMRKLAYPIDKNERGYYHVVYYSIAPAAIAEIERRFRINEELLRFVTIKYDSNREVKAFNTLVENAKKAAAAPKVEATPAVEATPEAEAPVEAAVETEAPVAAE; the protein is encoded by the coding sequence ATGAGAAATTACGAAAACCTAGTAATCGTAAAACCAACATTAACAGCAGAAGAAATTCAAGCTAGCATTCAAGCGGTTGAGGAAGTTATCACTTCTAACGGCGGCGAAATAGCGGCTACAAGTCCAATGGGAATGAGAAAATTAGCATACCCTATTGATAAAAACGAACGTGGTTATTACCATGTAGTATACTATTCAATTGCTCCAGCAGCTATTGCAGAGATCGAAAGACGTTTCCGTATCAACGAAGAGCTTTTACGTTTTGTAACGATTAAATATGATTCAAACCGTGAAGTTAAAGCGTTTAACACTCTTGTTGAAAACGCTAAAAAAGCGGCAGCGGCTCCAAAAGTTGAAGCAACTCCAGCAGTTGAAGCGACTCCAGAAGCAGAAGCTCCAGTTGAAGCAGCAGTAGAAACAGAAGCTCCAGTAGCAGCTGAGTAA
- the tatC gene encoding twin-arginine translocase subunit TatC, giving the protein MFDELKPHLAELRKRLGISVGSLIVMFFVMFYFHEPILNWMVEPLNTALIEVGKKSLHAADGMITTSQVGGAFFVALKVSFFAAIVASLPIILSQIWLFIAPGLYSSEKKMIIPFIIGGTLMFLIGVLFAYYVVTPFGFDFLITFGSFKFTPLINIEDYVGFFTKIMFGFGLAFELPVFAYFLALLGLVNDKQMTAFFKYAIVIIFIVAALLTPPDVLTQLLMAGPLIILYGFSILIVKLVNPAPDDDDEDEEEDESADETNSK; this is encoded by the coding sequence ATGTTTGATGAACTAAAACCGCACCTAGCAGAGCTTCGAAAAAGACTTGGGATTTCTGTTGGAAGTCTCATTGTGATGTTCTTTGTAATGTTTTACTTTCATGAGCCAATCCTTAACTGGATGGTTGAACCTCTAAATACGGCCCTTATAGAAGTCGGGAAAAAATCTCTTCACGCAGCGGATGGAATGATTACGACTTCCCAAGTTGGAGGAGCGTTTTTTGTAGCGCTTAAAGTCTCTTTTTTTGCAGCCATAGTTGCTTCACTACCTATCATCCTCTCTCAAATCTGGCTATTTATCGCTCCTGGACTCTACTCTAGTGAAAAGAAAATGATAATTCCATTTATAATTGGTGGAACGTTGATGTTTCTCATAGGCGTTTTATTTGCATACTACGTTGTTACCCCATTTGGTTTTGACTTTCTTATCACCTTTGGTAGTTTTAAGTTTACCCCACTTATCAACATCGAAGATTACGTAGGTTTTTTTACAAAGATAATGTTTGGTTTTGGACTTGCGTTTGAACTTCCGGTCTTTGCTTACTTCTTAGCGCTTTTAGGCCTTGTAAATGACAAACAGATGACGGCGTTTTTTAAATACGCTATCGTTATTATTTTCATCGTTGCGGCGCTTCTAACGCCACCGGACGTTCTAACGCAGCTACTAATGGCTGGTCCGCTTATCATCCTTTATGGTTTTTCTATCTTGATAGTAAAACTGGTAAATCCAGCTCCAGATGATGATGACGAGGATGAAGAAGAAGATGAGTCAGCAGATGAAACTAACTCTAAATAA
- a CDS encoding single-stranded DNA-binding protein, translated as MFNKVILVGNLTRDIELRYSQAGMGIAKTAIATSRKFTTNGEKKEEVCFVDITFFGRSAEVANQYLRKGSKILVEGRLNFEQWVDQNGQKRSKHSVTAETMQMLDSKGDNQGAYAAPTGAPMDNNYDGGYNEPSQGQPQGYQQPKQQSYQAPRPEQQPQSYQKPSYNNNQAAAQSRQMPSSESIPTIDIDEDEIPF; from the coding sequence ATGTTCAATAAAGTAATTTTAGTTGGAAACCTAACGCGTGACATCGAACTCAGATACTCTCAAGCGGGTATGGGCATTGCAAAAACAGCAATCGCTACTAGCCGTAAATTCACTACAAATGGTGAAAAAAAAGAGGAAGTATGTTTTGTAGATATTACATTTTTCGGAAGAAGTGCTGAAGTTGCCAACCAATATCTTCGTAAAGGGAGTAAAATCCTAGTCGAAGGTAGATTAAACTTTGAACAGTGGGTAGATCAAAATGGTCAGAAACGTTCTAAACACTCGGTTACTGCTGAAACTATGCAGATGCTAGATTCTAAAGGAGACAACCAAGGTGCATACGCTGCTCCAACTGGTGCTCCTATGGATAATAACTATGATGGTGGATACAATGAGCCTTCTCAAGGGCAGCCTCAAGGGTACCAACAGCCTAAGCAACAGAGCTACCAAGCTCCAAGGCCAGAGCAACAACCTCAGAGTTATCAAAAGCCTAGCTATAACAATAACCAAGCAGCGGCGCAAAGTCGTCAGATGCCTAGTAGTGAATCAATCCCAACGATTGATATAGATGAAGATGAAATTCCATTTTAG
- a CDS encoding divergent polysaccharide deacetylase family protein: MAKRKKITTKKKSTSKILSYIAWTLAIVALILSSVVTGYYFGYEAAKKEVAQLEKKEKEKRLGLLKELEKTVTVDKKQASVNKRLKEVLKKEVLKEKSSKQEVLKNAEKHYVSASHELEDVSLVNAPNIVKRKANVSSSKPRLSIIIDDVGTKSQVEAIKSLRLPLTMSFLPPSKARPHTSELASHEDNYMVHLPMEAQSFSAEEPDTLRITDSQATISSRVKSIKKLFPRVKYINNHTGSKFTADEVAMNRLIYALTKSSIYFVDSRTTAQTMAPKVLENLGMKYVARDVFLDHHMDKPYILEQIKKAIKTAKDNGSAIAIGHPHKNTLQALYESKKLLKEVELVYIHRL; encoded by the coding sequence ATGGCTAAAAGAAAAAAGATAACTACTAAAAAAAAATCTACTTCAAAAATCCTCTCTTATATAGCATGGACATTGGCAATCGTAGCCCTTATATTGAGCTCTGTAGTCACGGGCTATTATTTTGGTTATGAAGCTGCTAAAAAAGAGGTAGCACAGTTAGAAAAAAAGGAAAAAGAGAAGCGCTTAGGGCTACTCAAAGAACTTGAAAAGACAGTTACGGTCGATAAAAAACAAGCAAGTGTAAACAAGAGACTCAAAGAGGTTCTAAAAAAAGAAGTTTTAAAAGAGAAGAGCTCTAAGCAAGAGGTCTTAAAAAACGCAGAGAAACATTATGTTTCAGCCTCTCATGAACTTGAAGACGTATCACTTGTCAATGCACCAAATATTGTTAAACGCAAGGCAAACGTGAGTTCTAGCAAGCCGCGTTTATCCATTATCATCGATGACGTAGGAACAAAGTCTCAAGTCGAGGCGATAAAGAGTTTGAGACTACCCCTTACTATGTCTTTTTTGCCACCAAGCAAGGCACGACCACATACGTCCGAACTAGCATCGCATGAAGATAACTATATGGTTCACTTACCTATGGAAGCACAAAGTTTTAGCGCGGAAGAACCAGACACTCTGCGCATTACAGATTCTCAAGCGACTATTTCTTCACGTGTAAAAAGTATTAAAAAACTCTTTCCTAGAGTAAAGTATATAAATAATCACACAGGAAGTAAATTTACGGCAGACGAAGTCGCTATGAATAGACTTATATACGCACTCACTAAAAGCAGTATATATTTTGTAGATAGTAGAACTACGGCACAGACAATGGCTCCAAAAGTATTAGAAAACTTAGGAATGAAGTATGTCGCGCGTGATGTTTTTTTAGACCATCATATGGATAAGCCATATATACTAGAGCAGATTAAAAAAGCGATAAAAACAGCAAAAGATAATGGAAGCGCCATTGCAATAGGACATCCACATAAAAATACTCTCCAAGCGCTTTATGAGTCAAAAAAACTACTTAAAGAAGTGGAGTTGGTCTATATACATAGGCTTTAA
- the tatB gene encoding Sec-independent protein translocase protein TatB, giving the protein MFGMGFTEILIIAVIAILFLGPDKLPSAMIDIAKFFKNAKNTLGSVKSTLEEEMHVSDIKKEALAYKAQLEKATSALDDVKNIPNNLGLDTNSFEDTSADAKPEVVVNKSATKAEEVTFAKKSKKIEEDNTDV; this is encoded by the coding sequence ATGTTTGGTATGGGTTTTACTGAAATACTTATTATAGCCGTTATCGCCATTCTCTTCTTAGGCCCCGATAAACTTCCTAGCGCAATGATAGACATTGCTAAATTTTTCAAAAACGCGAAAAACACTCTAGGAAGCGTAAAGAGTACGCTTGAAGAAGAGATGCATGTAAGTGACATAAAAAAAGAGGCTCTAGCGTATAAAGCGCAACTTGAAAAAGCCACTTCGGCGTTAGATGACGTTAAAAACATTCCAAATAACCTTGGACTAGATACAAACTCATTTGAGGATACGTCTGCAGACGCAAAGCCTGAAGTAGTTGTCAACAAGTCTGCCACTAAAGCGGAAGAAGTAACGTTTGCAAAAAAATCAAAAAAAATAGAAGAAGATAATACTGATGTTTGA
- the queA gene encoding tRNA preQ1(34) S-adenosylmethionine ribosyltransferase-isomerase QueA: MQDIELLTASYDFVLPDELIATHPAHPRDHAKLLIYNRETDTITHAHFYDFEKYIPKDCALIFNNTKVIKARLHGKKTSGGKIELLINRPLNAIDINVYLRGKVKVGTEVLFKNNLIAVVKELNEDGSRIVNFMQDGILLRFEEILPIIDKIGHIPLPPYIQREDNEEDADEYQSVFAKEEGAVAAPTASLHFTQEQHHRVCQNHAHAYVTLHVGSGTFKPVDAEVITEHPMHSEYYDISDKAKDILDSDIPVLSIGTTSTRTIEYYDKHGKIQKGEANLFLHPNNKPSRVNHLLTNFHLPKSTLLMLVASFVGLEKTQKLYAEAIKENYRFYSYGDAMLII; this comes from the coding sequence ATGCAAGACATTGAACTACTGACTGCTAGCTATGACTTTGTCCTTCCGGATGAACTCATTGCCACCCATCCAGCACACCCACGAGACCATGCAAAACTTTTAATATATAACAGAGAGACAGACACTATAACTCATGCTCACTTTTATGATTTTGAAAAATACATACCAAAAGATTGCGCTCTTATTTTTAACAACACTAAAGTCATAAAAGCAAGACTGCATGGAAAAAAAACAAGTGGTGGAAAGATAGAACTTCTTATAAATAGACCATTAAACGCCATAGATATAAACGTATACCTAAGAGGTAAAGTAAAAGTTGGCACAGAAGTCCTCTTTAAAAATAACTTAATAGCCGTCGTTAAAGAGCTTAACGAAGATGGAAGTCGCATTGTTAACTTTATGCAAGATGGTATACTCCTGCGTTTTGAAGAGATTTTGCCTATCATAGATAAGATAGGCCATATTCCACTTCCTCCATACATACAACGCGAGGACAACGAAGAGGATGCCGACGAGTACCAGAGTGTTTTTGCCAAAGAAGAAGGAGCGGTAGCCGCTCCTACGGCTTCACTTCATTTCACGCAAGAGCAACACCATAGAGTATGTCAAAACCATGCCCATGCCTATGTAACGCTACATGTTGGAAGCGGTACTTTTAAACCAGTAGACGCAGAAGTTATAACAGAACATCCTATGCACTCAGAGTATTATGACATCTCAGATAAAGCAAAAGATATACTTGACTCAGATATTCCCGTACTTAGTATAGGAACGACTTCAACGCGAACTATTGAGTATTACGACAAGCACGGCAAGATTCAAAAAGGCGAGGCAAATCTCTTTTTACATCCAAACAACAAGCCTAGTAGAGTCAACCACCTACTTACAAACTTTCACCTACCAAAGTCTACGCTTTTGATGTTGGTCGCGTCGTTTGTTGGACTTGAAAAAACACAAAAATTGTATGCGGAAGCCATAAAAGAAAATTATCGTTTTTACTCTTATGGCGACGCGATGCTGATTATCTAA